DNA from Rubripirellula lacrimiformis:
GATGCCGTCCTCCGTGTCCACCGTTTGGTTCTGCCTCCGTGTGATGTGCCAGTAACGGAGTAGAAGAAAACAGAGCAACGCAAATCCCGACCAAAACAGTAAACCGAAGATATCACCGAATCTCCAGGGGACCAGCGCATCCACGCGACTTGGGCCGCATTTTCGGTCAGCCAAACCCTTGCACCTCCATGCCAGAGCGTTCTGTGATTACACCAAGAAATGCGTCGAATTCTGATTCGGTTGAGAAAGCTCGGCGTGGGACCACATAGGCTTCGATGCCGGAAGTATACACGAACAAATGCGATGGCGTTGTCACGATGCGTTCCACGGAAGTCCAGTTGCGAATCGTTGATCCAGATGGTCGGGTCTCCGTGAGCGCCTCATCACCCGCCTCCAGTTCGCATTTCCCATAGAATTCCTTGTTCTGCCCTTCGCTGAGAAGACGGTTTGACATTTGACGCGTTCGCCAGCGAATGTAAGGAGTTGCGAATATGCCGAAGAGTATTGGGCCGAGTAGCAATGGCCAAATATCGATTGCCGTTTCAAGCACCGGTTTGTCTGTCGTGAGTAGAATTCCGGCCGGCAGGATCATCAGCGCAAAGAATGCAACGACAAGGCATCCGATCTTTTGTCGCCGCAATGCGGGCGATGTACGCTGGTGGAATTCAATAAACGCGGCGAGATCATCACGCGTCAACTCGTAGGTTGTTTTCATCGTGTCGCGCTGAGACTCCAAGCAACAGAACGTTACGCGTCACCGGGTACGCGCGACAAATTCTCAATTTCAAAACCGGCCAACTCGCGTACTCCGGTGCACGCGAGTGTTCTGTGTTGTGCTACATGACAGTCGCGCCCTGATCGACGAAAATAACCCGGTCATTCGACACCTCAAATCGTACCCAGTGCTTTGCGTTCGGACCGTTCTTGATGGCGTGAAGCACATCAGCACGATCTTCGTCGACTGTGATGCTAAAGCCGCATGATTCAAGGTGTGACCTTGCCTCTGAAACAGACATTCCCTCCCGAACGCGAGCAGGGTGTCCGCCCAATCCGGCAATTGCCTCGGCAAGCCCGATGTCGATCTGTCGCCGTTGCTCGTACGTATCGAATTGAAGTTTCGCTTGGCTTTGCCACCAGTTGTTTTTGGCACGTTGCG
Protein-coding regions in this window:
- a CDS encoding YcxB family protein → MKTTYELTRDDLAAFIEFHQRTSPALRRQKIGCLVVAFFALMILPAGILLTTDKPVLETAIDIWPLLLGPILFGIFATPYIRWRTRQMSNRLLSEGQNKEFYGKCELEAGDEALTETRPSGSTIRNWTSVERIVTTPSHLFVYTSGIEAYVVPRRAFSTESEFDAFLGVITERSGMEVQGFG